In Oceanidesulfovibrio indonesiensis, the sequence CACTGGTGAAATCAACCGGATCGCCCTCGATACCGTGGAGGCTATGGCGCACGCATCGCAAGGTATAGACAATATATCCAAATTGGCATCCAACCTGCGCGAGTACATGGTCATGATGCAACAGGAGTCAGCGTAACCACGTACGTTCGCGTACACCAAGGGCCCGGATGATAAGGTTCGGGCCATTTTCGCGTGACTCTCCTTCAGCGCATGCCCCGATCCTTTTGATTGCCCTCAAGGCCGGCCCGTGCTTTTCTTGCACTATGCAGAAATATGACATCCAGACCACGAGGCGGCGCCAAACAGCATGATCCCCTACCTCGTCGTATGTACGGCGGCGTTTCTTACGGCCGGCCTCACCCTGTTTTCGGGATTTGGGCTGGGCACCATCCTCATGCCTGTATTCGCCCTGTTCTTTCCGGTGGAAGTGGCCGTGGCGGCCACGGCTGTGGTCCATTTTGCGCACAATGTGTTCAAGGTCGGAGTGGTGGGAGGCTTGGCGGACAGGAGTCTGGTGTTGCGCTTCGGCCTGCCGGCCATGGCCGCGGCGCTTGTGGGTGCTGTTGCATTGGGGCTTGTAGCTCGCGTCCATGCTCTGGTCGCATACAATCTCGGACCGCTTGAGGCCGAAGTAACCCCCATCAAGCTCGTGATGGCCGTGCTCATGCTCGTGTTCGCCATGTTCGAGCTTGTTCCGGTTCTGAGGAGACTACGCTTCGGCAAAGAGCACCTCGTGCTCGGCGGAGTGCTGTCCGGATTCTTCGGCGGATTCTCAGGCCATCAAGGCGCGTTGCGGGCGGCGTTCCTCGCCAGGGTCAGCGCCAAGACGGAAAC encodes:
- a CDS encoding TSUP family transporter is translated as MIPYLVVCTAAFLTAGLTLFSGFGLGTILMPVFALFFPVEVAVAATAVVHFAHNVFKVGVVGGLADRSLVLRFGLPAMAAALVGAVALGLVARVHALVAYNLGPLEAEVTPIKLVMAVLMLVFAMFELVPVLRRLRFGKEHLVLGGVLSGFFGGFSGHQGALRAAFLARVSAKTETFVGTNAVLGFLVDVSRLLTYAALFFFAGEKSPVGAQEWPLIFAGIGAAFFGVILGKRYLHAIRMKTIQTLTGILLLMIAAALGAGLV